A single Perca flavescens isolate YP-PL-M2 chromosome 2, PFLA_1.0, whole genome shotgun sequence DNA region contains:
- the pdia2 gene encoding protein disulfide-isomerase A2: protein MRMHTLLSVTLLGLLLWASCIRADDTDAKQTESQEDASEETTEENSGEEEDTKEPPKKEKTTEIEEEKDVMVLHINNFARALSENQYLLVEFYAPWCGHCQQLEPLYAEAAGKLKEEEAAAVRLAKVDATVETELAEEFDIGGFPTLKLFVNGDRKQPVDYTGKRTTNGIIQWMKRHAGPGAPVLDSADSAAQFIDSHNITVVGFFDNLESEEAKVFKELALEITETEFAVSASLEVFQKYEVKANSVVLFKKFDDGRADFSLSEEGKLDKTNLTTFIKVNSLELIIPFSKESADKIFTSSILLHSLLIINSSVESQKAILDDCRTIAKEFKGKMLFVVIDVTEALSNVLNYFGVSENDAPTARLINMDTGKKFRIGAGDLTPNSLRQLCQDVVDGTAEPYYRSEEIPEDWNKGPVKVLVGKNFESVALDPTKNVFVEFYAPWCGHCKELTPIWEQLGEKYADKDDIIIAKMDSTANEVESIAIQGFPTLKYFPAGGKEVVDYTGNRDLETLSKFLDNGGVLPEGGSDEEEDEDDEEGDGVVDEVADESAEVPTNGTSKDEL, encoded by the exons ATGAGGATGCACACACTTTTGTCCGTAACTCTGCTGGGCCTGCTGCTGTGGGCCTCCTGCATCCGGGCTGACGACACAGACGCCAAACAGACAGAATCACAAGAAGACGCATCGGAGGAGACGACAGAAGAGAAttcaggagaggaggaggacacCAAAGAGCCaccaaagaaagagaaaacaacagagatagaggaggagaaagatgtGATGGTTCTCCACATCAACAACTTTGCCAGAGCACTCAGCGAGAATCAGTATCTACTGGTGGAATTCT atgctCCCTGGTGTGGCCACTGCCAACAGCTTGAGCCTCTTTACGCAGAGGCTGCTGGGAAGCTGAAGGAGGAAGAAGCAGCAGCGGTGCGTTTGGCCAAAGTGGACGCCACAGTAGAGACGGAGCTGGCCGAAGAGTTTGACATCGGAGGCTTCCCAACTCTGAAACTGTTTGTAAACGGAGACCGCAAGCAGCCTGTCGACTACACTG GTAAGAGGACAACAAATGGAATAATCCAGTGGATGAAGCGCCATGCAGGCCCCGGTGCTCCAGTGCTCGACTCTGCAGACTCTGCAGCTCAGTTCATCGATTCCCATAATATCACTGTTGTAGGATTTTTTGAT AATCTGGAAAGTGAGGAGGCCAAGGTGTTCAAGGAGCTTGCTTTGGAGATTACTGAAACAGAGTTTGCTGTGTCAGCGAGTCTGGAGGTTTTCCAGAAGTATGAAGTAAAAGCCAACTCAGTGGTGCTCTTCAAAAAG ttTGATGACGGCAGAGCAGACTTTTCATTGTCAGAAGAAGGGAAGCTGGACAAAACAAATCTGACCACCTTCATCAAGGTCAACAGCCTGGAGCTGATCATCCCATTCAGCAAGgag AGTGCAGATAAGATCTTCACCTCCAGCATCCTCCTGCACAGCCTGCTGATCATCAACTCCTCTGTGGAGAGTCAGAAAGCCATATTGGACGACTGCAGGACCATTGCCAAAGAGTTCAAgggcaag ATGCTGTTTGTTGTGATTGATGTGACAGAAGCCCTGTCTAATGTGCTGAATTATTTCGGCGTGTCCGAGAACGACGCCCCCACTGCACGCTTGATCAACATGGACACAGGAAAGAAGTTCCGCATTGGTGCCGGGGATCTTACCCCAAATTCACTGAGACAGTTGTGCCAAGACGTTGTGGACGGCACTGCCGAG CCCTACTATCGGTCTGAGGAGATCCCTGAGGACTGGAACAAAGGACCAGTCAAAGTCCTGGTGGGGAAGAATTTTGAGTCTGTTGCTCTGGACCCGACCAAAAACGTCTTTGTGGAGTTCT atgcTCCATGGTGCGGACACTGTAAGGAACTGACTCCCATCTGGGAACAGCTGGGCGAAAAGTATGCTGACAAAGATGACATCATCATAGCCAAAATGGACTCCACAGCCAACGAGGTGGAGTCTATTGCCATCCAGGGATTCCCAACGCTCAAATACTTCCCAGCTGGTGGCAAAGAG GTGGTCGACTACACTGGAAATAGGGATCTGGAGACCCTGTCTAAGTTCCTGGATAATGGAGGAGTGTTGCCTGAGGGAGGaagtgatgaggaggaagatgaggatgatgaggaAGGTGACGGTGTTGTTGATGAG gtcGCCGATGAGTCTGCAGAGGTACCGACCAATGGAACATCTAAAGATGAGCTGTGA